The window atttttattttttgtaggtTGAAGAGGGGAAGAAGAGAGGAGTGGACTAGAGAAAGaagggatggatggtgctggAGTTCTTCTACAGGTTGGGGCTTCTTATATCTGTTTTTCTGTTGTGCAAATGACTAAAttgcccttcttcttctttttcttgttgGTAAGGTAAGGTTAGAGCTTAGGTAGAGAAACTCAAATATTGAAGGATACTCGTGGATCGCGTGCCCACGTGAATGCTGCTCGAGCACAAAGATCAAGctactccattcatcaggtgggccacacatgtgcaaCGAATCTGGACCGTTGGATATTCTTTTTATAAAAGATCATCTTTCTCGCAGGCGCCCACCTGACGAGTGCACCGGACTGATTTATGGTTAAAACATCCTACTTCAATCCACGTGCAAACTTTCTCTGCAGttcgtggatttcctgcgaaagccaggaagttcttgcgcaaggattctgggtggggcaaGTGTGgtaatttgtgagaaatctttttaagtcatgggacaaaaaatgaggaggatacaaaactgaagtggaccataggagatgaaacagtggtgaaaggactgcctatcgttgaaaccttcctagctcCACCTTGaagttcatatgccatccaaaccatttataaggtcattttcactgagatgaagtaaaaacaccgAAAACTTAAATCGATACAGAACTTTTGTGgctatataaatgtttcaacggtgtttactaaatccccactgtttcatttcctatggcccacttgagttttggattatcctaatttttggtctcatgtcttaaaatgagcttgaaaaatggatggaccgttttgatttctcacaaacaccacactgggccccacccagaatccttgcgcaggaagcgTCAACACGAAAATCTCGgccaagtcaactcgactcaatgaGTTTTGGAGCCGAGTCTCATGGAAACACGCTGACTAGCGTGACTCGGTCAGGACTCGAACAAGAATCGTCGAGTCGACCGAGTCACTTCTCGAGAATTGAATAGGCGACCACATCTGTCAAAGCAAGAACTCCCTACCAACGTGCCATACAATTCAGTTGTGTTTACTGTATGTGGAGAATCGAGTCAATTAAAGACTGGATTGAGTGGAGTTCGAATGGACGTTCGAGAATTAAAATAGAAACTGAGTGGCTCACTTCAACCGAAAACCGAGCCAAGATTTGTGGCCAGGATCTTCCATCTGCGAGATTAAGATTTCTAGTGAATGGTAGACCCACAGTGTGGCCGGACAGGCCAGTGTTCTTATCAAGATTAACTGGATCACAAGTTACTTTGAAGTCGCGATGCATGGTATGAAGATGGACATGCAGTGCACTACTTGCTAGGTACCCTAGCGTGTAaattgatattttaatttatgCATTAAAAATGAACGCGGGATTACATGATATTGGGTGGGTACGGCGTGTGCAACACATGTGGAGTGCTGTGCCAGATACATTCTACCAGTGCATTACTTGCTAGGTAACCTTCCAATCTACCAATCTGCTGGGGAGAGAAGCCCTATGTTGGTTTGACCtaagtttgtttgtttgtttgttttttttttttttttttggtcaaatgGAAATATGggtggattctcaatttgcttgtCGTGTAGATTTacaagtttttgattttatagaaaaatatgagTCGATTTGATGCGGTCCAACTGAAGGTTCCATTCAGTCTAACCGAATAATTTATGCAGATTAATGCAAATCAAGGTATTTAAGTCCAATTTTGATTAGAGCTTAGTTAATACATGTGTTTTCTCTATAAGGATGAGGGTTTTGGGAGACGAGAGTCTAAAACAGTGGTAAGAGCTTAGGAAGGAATTTTTGAAAGGAGCAAGGGTTTTTCTAAGGTTATGCATCCGAAGGGCTAATTAGGTGCTTTTGTAATTGAAAAAAGTCAGTAAtgtaaaatttaagatttttattCTATTGAGTCTTTGTCGCCTTAtgccctgattttttttttcttgtaagggTTTTCTACCTTAATGCGCCCCCGCACCCTCACCCTTTCATCCataatatattctcccatgggCGACCTTAATACTCGCCTGCACCCTCACCCTTCCCTTCCCTTCCCTTCCCTTCCCAATATATCCTCCCATATACTTATACCATAAACAGGTCTGACTTGAcatcgccctctctctctctctctctctctctctacaatatGTGGGACCACTATGGTGTTTGCATAACATCTCGCCTGTCTAATAAGGTTGTCTCATTATGAAAATAGGATACCtcgaaaatcagattgatccaattatcaggtggggcAAACCATAGAAAATCATGAACAACCACTCAAAAACTCCACATTCAATTCAGACATCCCATTTCATGGTTGGATGGACCTAATTTGTATGTAATCCCATTTTCACGATGGAAAAACCTTGCTGATAGGTTCCCATGAAACTTTGTGAGAACTTTGGACATATGACGTGGGTATAAAATTAGGATAGTCCACTAGATGAATCTCCTCATAAAATCCCAGGCTAATTTTCCCAAAGGTCATGGCAAAATCAAAGGCAAAAAGAGACTTGGTGATTTCTACCTTTTCATGGCTCACTGGATATTTTAATTAGTCCAAAAAAATTTAACActgaggtttcatgaggtgactcaCCCAATAGACTGTCTAGATTTTATGTACGCATGCATCACGTGTAAAAAGTTCTAGCTGATGAGCAGTTGTTTGTTGAACTCAGATggttgattatttttattttaaccatctattaaatgtccaccaatcactTAGTTAGACAATTAAATCCTTGTAATTTCCAATTTAAGGGCCATTTATATTAGGCCGCAATTTGTTTGGTTTAGTTGTTATTAATAGCGTGCCATGTATACAATTTCTTAATGCCTTCTCTCAACTTTGTTCACCTTTCCATGCACCTAATTGCATTTAGACTTATTTGGCAATCCCATTacacatctgaaccgtccacttgATCCAGTGACCTCATCTTAGGCTTCCTTGAAAAACTCATGCCCAGCAATGATGTAAATCACATAGTCAAGGTCATGCATAAAGATATGGACAACATTATTCATAAAAGATAGGTCCAGTCACAGACGATCATCAGATTATTGCTAGTCTTTACTAATGAAATAAGAGTGAACTGAACATAACAGACGGTCTAGATATGGGTGATGCAGATACCAAAAGTTCATATGTAGCTGGGTGCATGGAAATGTTTCCAGGCACTACGACTACTAAATCATTTCTCTTAAATGCCTGCCTATGAGTTACTAATGAAAATTGTTATAAAGGAGGAGCTCTTGCCAAGGGACGCGGGTTAGCTAGTGACACGTTGAGTtgctagactcgctactgaagtgacgtcgctaagttttgtgagccccgccataatgtatgttttgtatccagaccgtccatccaaagctccagtggaccccaccacagaagacAGTGGGGAGTGACGctgaccataaaaaacttctaagggccacaagttggatctcagataaacatcatgctagaccttaggaaggtttcaatggtaggcgtcactctccctactattttctgtagtggggtccactactgctctggatctgcatcattctttgtctaatatcctaaaatgatctctccaaatggatggacggtgtagatacaacacatatatcatggtgggctccacacaacttcgtgacgtcgcttcagtagcgagtcttgctactcaacctgtcaggaGCTAATCTGCATCCCTTACCAAGAGGCCCCACTATGTGACGATCCAGACCGTTTCATCTTCGCTATATTCAGCCTTTTGGATAGACACTACCCAAATCACAAACATCTGAAGTTCCCCAACCCTTTGATTATTGTACTCACTTTTATCAATCTGAATCATTACTGTATTTCTCCTTAATCGTCAATTTTAAGTTGTTGATTAAAGGATTTTAATTTACTAATCAGGAAGATTTTCAACTCATCCACCATCCGAAGCTGGAATAATCaaaccaacggtttagatcataaATATACCTCCCTGCATGTACGGAGTCCCTGTTCACCGGTCGCTGacacatggaagcggattggctggtgtaccacacactagctatatagctggtgtagatacgtcatacgtgtcgtgcgaagacgagctccgagttgtacgaacggttcaaaggagatcaaagttacatgggcccacaatgatgtatttattatatccacaccgttcatacatttttcgagatcattttagaggattagacaaaaaatgaatcatattgaatgctcaaatggaccacgccaaaaatagcagcgacgataatgattttcaccgttaaaaaattcgtagggcccaccataacttttattttccatccaatctgttgataaagtcaaaaatacatggatgaagagaaaaaacaaatttcatattgatccgcttctgtgacccccaaaagggtttcaatggtagacgttcaattccccactgctttttgcagtgtggtccacttaatctttagatctgtcttattttacggTTCAAGCCTCAAGACGAGCTCGACAAATGGATGGTCggtttgcatataacacatacctcatgatgggaccccacagaatttactgacGGCAATACACCAGCGATATgtctggtgcgtggtacaccagccaatccgcttccctgacaCATGCATCGCACATGGAAAGAGTGGGTCAAAATCAGCAATCCAGCCGTAGATGTAGATAGACAATTGAGAAATAAGATCGCTGGAGAAGAATATCAATACTCTAGTCTCTAGCAGAGTGGAAGTAACGGTGGCAAGGGGCCGGGCAGCCCACCTAGTCTAACGAGCCCAACCCAGATTTAGACTGGGCTTGGACCAATTAATTGGCCCATGGGCTGGCATGGGCCTAGCATGCATggcacgatctctctctctctctctctctctctctctctcccctttttttttttttgagtgaggcttgggctcaagtcattttagcccgtATGTACCTCAATAAGGCAACCCATGCATCTAGGTCTGTATAAACTAAGAACATTCGGGCTAGGCCAGGATGGGTCGGCCGATGTTCCAACTAACTTCTTTGGGCTCGATCATGGACCTATTATAATAGTCCCATGTTGGGGTTGGACCTTGGGACTATGTCTAACAATATCTAGAAAATATTCTTAACTCCTACTACTATTATTTTTATGATGAAGATATTAAAATGATTTTCTCGGACCGGCCTAGTTAATACCCACTGAATCCTGGGTCTACCAGGTTCACCCATTCCAATGACTGATTCGAATCCTTTTGTTTGCCTGCttatctagccatccatttttaatTTCTATACGCAGTATATGGACTATATTCACAGTGTTCAGCTAGAAAAAGGATTACAGATGGTTCCATCAAGATAGGTCCCCTTTATATAAATATACTTACTAAGGAGAATGAAAATCCCATAATATCTTAAAAATACCACTTTTCTCAAATGTTTACTTTACCCTTTAATGTAATGAAAGTTTCATTGATAATTTATGAAAATGCCTAGGTGGCACCCAAATGCCCTTAGGATTGGGCTATTGAATATTTTCCAACCACCCATTAAATGTCCACCCATTGCCTATCATGAAAAGTAGCTGTCGGTTGATGACCATTTAAGTCTAACCAAGAACTACCACATTTacaatttatcatttttttccccttttgggAAGTTTTGTTTTCCAATTCACTATTGTAAATACTGAAATAGTATTAATTATTTTCCACCATAATTCTAATATCATCCCCGAGAGTTGACATTTTGCTTTTTTAAATGCTAAAATTGAGGTGGAATGTGGATTtatatggggtccattgtgatgtatatggctTACCCATGTCTTCATTCAGCtaactgattttagggcatgaactaataatgaggtagatctaaagctcaattagaccacatcacacatcacaagaaaaagtgggaattgaagGTCTATTGTTAAAAACTTTTCGAGGTCctcggaagttttggatcaaacatatttgtgttttctccttaTCCATgtcctgtgtgaccttatgaatagattagatgacaaTTAAACAGTCTTATGAGCCCtatgaagaaagaaataaataataataattcaacggtagaagttttacaaccattgtttcttgtggtgtaggcCACTAGatctttgaatttgcctcattttaagGCTAGCTCATACCCTAAAAGTGTTTGGGTAAAACAGATAAACAGTGTGGCtatctcacatacatcatggtggaacccacaaatttaagtcaatcATTTTTTAATCGATTTTCGAAACCGAAATACTCACAAAAATCTAACATACTTGGGGAATAATTATGACCCATTTACCAAGCATTTTtagtggaaaaaataaaaataaaattcaaatagcCCCTTAAATAGGAAGGCATAATTTTTAACAGACAAAAATGAATATTTTAACGTCGTGAAAGGATGGAGCCGTTTCAAACTCTCCGCATCATTTCAACTACAGTTATTCTTTTGGAATAGTGCCTAGGTATTATAGGTCGGTCTCTGTGAGATTTACTGCGATGTCTAAGCCAGGGATATTCATCCCATTAATCAGATGCCAccttccatggtgagccatggacctaaaaattaggccaatccataacttaggtgggccgcactatagacaacagttgagagtggatgctcgcccattgaaactttcctaattatATATATGTTTCGGTGAGATATGGTACAaacatctagcccatccattgcaTGTGTCCCACTTAAATCAAGGGTCATCCATAACACTCTGCCGTAGTACGAAAGTTTTTCTcttataacaaaaataaaaataaaaataaaaataaaaccaaacaaacattaaaaatttattaccACCTTTATTGGGGATAACTAAGCATGGTATATTTTCTTATTGTCAATCCTAAACACCATTGGCCTAAATTAACGAAATTGCCACCCTCacttcccttcttccttctcctcttccttctcctcctcctcctccagcTCCTGCTCTTCTTCCTCGATCTCAAAGGCCGACACTGGGAATGTCTGACTCAGCCCAACTGTCGCCTTGAACGTGATGTTCTGAGAGGCGGGATCGTCTATGGAGATCTCGGAGATTGGGACCCAGAACAGGAGCTCCTTGGTCTTGACGCCTGTAAGCTTCTTCATCCGATGCTTCTCGACAAATGCTGTGACTTCGGTGCCGTACGAGGTCTTCCGTCCTATCTTTTGGAAGAAATGCTGGTATTTCTTCTTCCGGATCTGCCAGACGAAGCTGGCGGAGCGGTTGTAGCCGACTTCgaggatgttgctgtccatgggCAAAATTCCCTTTGGTAGGGACAGCTCTTCCATCAATTCCATCGATTTTTGCTTGCAGAGGTCATCTCCATGGTAGATTTCAGCTGTCTCTCGGTATTTTTCGATCTCTTTGGAGGTCATTTTTGGACTATCaggatttagagagagagagagagagagagagagagagagagagagagagagagagagaggacggggTTGGGAGTTTGAAAGCTTGGTGAGGTTCTTATAGATGGTTTGCTGTGTTGAATGCCTGAAATGCCcttagttcttcttcttcttcttctttattttattttattttattttatatatttaattttatctGAATTATGAGGTGGGGAGGATTGTATAATTCCATTGGGCCAGTTGTTTGATAATTGGACAGATAACAACCTGGATACGACTGGCACTTAGATATTATGGACGTGGAGTGCTCCGGAACCGgtcgaagctctgtgggcccactatgatgtatgggttttatccttgCAGTTCATCCACCCCCACAAAtgcagtagatccaaagctcaagtggaccacaccacaataaaaggTGAGGATTGATTCTGCACAGCTGAAAacctcgtgtgggccacaaaagttttggatcaagttagattttttattattattatttttttacctttGTCTGGCTTTAtgagaataggttggatggcaaataaacattggggtacaccttagaaaggttttaactgCGGGTGACTGTCATTATCACCACCACTTCGCATGATGGTCTACCtaactttgaatttgcctcatttttttttttgctcgtgttctaaaataagctataagctggaaaaatgacgggatggaatggataaaacaaatacataatgATGAGGCTACAAAACTTGATATTGAAGGTCACTTAAGGAATTATGgttcacacacacatatatgggaaaaggttccatgcGGTCGAGCTTACGGGGACTTCTCATGAGGTCAAAttatgcgggccccaccatgatgtatgtcgaacatcaacagtgtgcatttgatgggtccccttttaattatgggatatcccaaaaatcagccgtatacggaacttaggtgggccataccatctaaaacatgtgaagacatgcctaaaacatataaaggcacttggtggggcccacctgaaaattggatgcatctgaaacttggtctgacctctcatccaagtgggacacacataatagatgggctggatttgtgaaccacatctcggtgggcccaataaatgattatgaatgttttaatggagggtaacccctctcaacttttgtatgtggtgtggcccacaaaagtcacggattgacttgatttttaagccctaggcccaccaaggAATAGTGCATtttactgatggggtagatttttgacacgcatcacggtggggcccacatagcttgacctcatgggaagtgccCATGAGCTCCacggcatagaaccttttccacacacacatatattaaaattattttacCCATGTACTCACACCCTACACCCACCCATCCACTCACACGTAGTGGGATTTTACTACAATGGGTACTTAAATCTACGACTACATGTTGAAACTCTCAGGAGTCTACCACGGAAGCACCCAAAGCAGTTCATACATCAACTCAATCTAAACCAaatggtgaaaaccactgttGCTAGGTCACACTCCTAAAATCAATGTGGCTTAGAAATCCTGGCCTCTTAATCATTTGGTTGAAATATGATATATAGATATTAAatttcattttaactgtccaataatcTCAACCAATTTGATAGTCTGATGATCAAATAAGCTTAGATTTTGGTTGGTGATACATGCTAATTAATGGGACCATAATTTGGACAATCAAATTTGAATAACTCGCATGCCACGTATGTGTCTTCTATGTCCCTGcagcgtatcatctatcacacttaCTTAGAAGATTAAATATTTTCCCACTTCCTATTTCTTCACATGGTTTCCTATTAGGGTGAAACTAATGGGGAGATGTGAAAGTACTCTTTCTTTTATATGAATCATTTCAAAGTTCAAAAATCACAAAGGTAATTAATAAATGGATGCAAATAAATCCATACTACTACAGCAAGGAATCTAATAAAAATTACAGGGTCACACTAGAAAACCATCAACTCTTTTATACAATAATGGGATAaaagtatatataatattaataaaaataaaaaagataccgATTTAAATGAAAAGCCATCAAAGAGGGAGGGGTCGCCAACCAACTTTATTGCACAATAATGGGATtacaagatttttttttctcaactCAACAGTTAAGAATCACATCTCTCTTATCATCTTATGAAAAGAAAATATGAAATGCATCATCAACACACGCGTGCGCATAGAGACACATGTGCAAGCATTACTCAGGACATAGGTTCTTACTCTGCGCGCTTGAAAAATATACCACGTTAGCAAAAATAAAGTGGTCACACATGAGTATGGACCATTATACATAACTATAGAAACTTTAGCATTAGTAGTGCATGATCATAAATACTTCGTCATTTAAATAACCTCCAAAAATGAATAGTTAAAACCAAAAGCAGATAATGTTCATGAATTCAATAAATGGATTTCAAGACCTTATCAACTCTATTATGAGGTCATGACACGGTTAGATAAGAATTAGCTAATGGCACATACGTGTGGAATCTTGCACACCCACTTTCAGCCACACGAGTCAACATGGGAAACACGTACGAGATTGGATCTTTCCATATGGTTGGGAATAATGTTTAGATCTTTTGCAAAGAAATCTCTAGCTAGTTTCactccttatgtgggccacagtgTATAGAATGAATTGAGGGTTAAGACAAAATTTTCAAGAAAACCATTTATttgatatgttgtggcccacctgaggtgtgaaataAGCCAGCAGATCTGAACAATGTAACCCACCTTATGAAGTCTAAGATCTATCACATATCTTTCACATTAACACATATGACTGCATGTGGGTGGGTAGTataaatgatgtaattgaaaaaTCTTAAGATCATCTCTTaatataattttcagttatttatttatttatttaaagtttTGCCTACTTGAGTAAGACGGtaatcttcttcttattatttcaCACCCTTCCAACCCTAATTTCTTCTTAAtaagatctaaaagaaaatttcaatggtggcaTGTCTCGTTCACCCATGCACCACACAGCTCACTACCAATGACACATGATGTGGATAATAATGTAAGCATAAATGGCATGACTTTTGAAGGGAAAGACGGGTAACCACCTTGTTACAGCGGATCTTAAAGCTTGGGTGCTCTTTAATGATGGGACCAGCCTTTTGGGTAGGTAAGATGTGGTACAAACTTCGTAGGTGGATATTTATGTGTTGGTTGGATGATAATTAATGCCTCAACTACTTATAGTTGGCatatatctctaatacataattattgttaattaaaatgagatgaactcatttttaggttgtCCATCAAACAAGGCCTTTTAGTGATTTCAAAGAGGTCTGCTAGTTCCAGGCACCCATTGGGCCATGCACATCCACACGAGGGCAGCCATGCAAATACCGAACGTCTGTCTGAGATCTTAGCTTTCCATAAGTTGGAAATAGAGCTTATTTTCAACTTAAAACACATACAATTTCACTCTTTAAGTGGGCCACGATGTATATGAAAATTGGTTGGGGTATTGGGTACTATCCTAACTAGTACCTAGGTAGATGCGTACGGTCCTGTTAGGGgctctatgtggcccaccaagatgtatgtgttttatccatgccatccatcaatttttcaaaaactaggtagatccaatgttcaagtggaccacatgagatGAAATGGTgaagattgaatggctaccactgaaaacctcttggggaccacaaaatttttggattaagttgatatttaggaatttccttcatccatgtctatgtaaccttataaacgggtaaaatgacaaataaacatcacggtggacctgaggaaggtttcaatggtgggcattgtCATCACtgcttttgtggtgtggtccattcgagccTTTGATTATTTCCTTTTTGAGCtcgtgctttaaaatgatcttttaaaatggatgaacagcttggataaaatacatatattttgttgggccccacaaaactcatTAAATGATTGTCCATCTCTAACTGCAAATGGGTAGTTATGTGAGCGGGCCCATCAtttctctcatatcattttaaggtatgtgaaaaaaatgaggcagattcaatgctcaagtggaccaaataaaataataagcttaggttgcattaaatgcacaaagtattaaatgcaagagtcatatgtggtgtggtccacttgagagttgaatTTACCTTATATTTGTgcctatgccttaaaatgatttgagataaggaatggatgacatggataagcaaatatatcacggtggg is drawn from Magnolia sinica isolate HGM2019 chromosome 5, MsV1, whole genome shotgun sequence and contains these coding sequences:
- the LOC131245564 gene encoding uncharacterized protein LOC131245564; the protein is MTSKEIEKYRETAEIYHGDDLCKQKSMELMEELSLPKGILPMDSNILEVGYNRSASFVWQIRKKKYQHFFQKIGRKTSYGTEVTAFVEKHRMKKLTGVKTKELLFWVPISEISIDDPASQNITFKATVGLSQTFPVSAFEIEEEEQELEEEEEKEEEKEEGK